From bacterium:
TAAAGCGCGAGTTTCTTTTTGAAAGCGATCCACGAATTGACCGTCGGCTGCAAGATGTTCGGGCAAAACCTTCAAAGCAACATCTCTTGCAAGCCGTGTATCAAAAGCGCGATACACGTCGCCCATACCGCCTCCGCCGATAAACGACGAGATTTGATAGGGACCGAGCAATGTTCCTTTTGGTAGACGCATCTTCCTGAACCTATTTGAGTACTCCTTGAAATTAAGTCAGCATGGCTGAAAATTCAAACTCCGAGAACTCCATCCGACGCAATCCGTAATATATTGGAACATGAAGAGGATGGGAATGGCCCAAAAGGAAAGAGAGAAATCACATAGTTCTAGAGATCAATTTGGAACAGGGTGGATGGTTATGCCAATCGCCATCGTTTCACTCGTGCTGTATTCGAAAAGCCAGAACATGACTATTCTTTTGTTTGGAGCTCTCGTGATTCTGCTCTCTCTTGGGCTCCCACAGCTTATAGATTTTTTGAAGTCTGCGGCTTTAAAAGGAATGGATCAGGAAAAACTGGAGTCGGCCAATTGGAAGAAATCGATGGACCGGATCGAGAATCTGGAAGCTCTGATGTGCCGGCTGGACGCTGAGCTCAATTCGCAGATGGAACAGGCGCTCTCTTCAGGAAAAATCACAACTTCGGAAAGCATCGGTCAGAGTCAGATGCCTACTGTCTTTCTGAATATATCATCGGCATTGGAGAAGCGATTTCAAATCCTGAAAGAGCTGGGTCGTGGAGGAATGGGAATTGTTTTTCAGGCCTATGACAAACAACTAAAAGAGCAGGTGGCGATCAAAGTTCTTTCGCCGCTATTGGGGACCAACACCGATGCACTGGAACGTCTAAAACGGGAAGTATCCGCAGCGCGGCGAATCACGCATCCGAACGTTATCAGGATCCATGATATCTCCGACTCTGAAGGACTCCATTTTGTTTCGATGGAATTTTTTTCAGGCAGCACTTTGAAAGAGCTTCTCAAACAGAACGGCGCATATTCGATGGCTCAGGGAGCTCAAATTGCATTTCAGATTTGCGATGGTCTTGAAAGTGCACACCGGCAGGGAGTGATTCACAGAGATTTGAAATCACAAAACATCATCATCAATAATGCAGGGCAGTTGAAGATTATTGATTTCGGTCTGGCTTCGTGTGCTCATCAAGAAGGAATGACTGCAACAGGATTGATTCTTGGCACACCCGAATACATGGCGCCGGAGCAGGTTTCCGGCAAGAGAGCGGATGAACGCGCCGACATTTATTCATTCGGAATTATTTTGTATGAGATATTTACTGGAAAGCTTCCCTTTACCGGAGATTCAGCAATTGCGATCGGCTTCCAGCAGTTACGAGAAGAGCCTTTGCGACCTTCAGAAGTGAAGCCGGGAATATCAGCCGATCTTGAAGCGGTTATTCTAAAGGCTCTACGAAAAGATCCGGCAGACCGCTATACATCTGTAGGCGAAATGCGCGCAGAATTGCAAAAGGTGTTTGGCCATGCGATTCCCACTCCCTCTTCAACCATAAGTGAGCAGCCTGAACAGGCCTCCGATGCGATAACCCTGGATCAGAATTAGATGCTGGTAAATTTTGTATTGCGACAAAGAATTTTCAAACGAAGTGGTGCATGCTAGCCCGGCGGCGGCGTAAAGCTTGCACCTGTAATCCTACTCCTTCCTTTTGAGTTGAATTCCTTGTTTCCTCTTGACAATCTACTTAGGTGCGGATATCGTCGATCCAAAGTAGGACTTTTAGTTTCACAGGGGGACTTCGGGAATGCCAGAGGGAACTGGTGGTTCGACTTTACTGGTGGATGAGTATTATCAATCAGGCGATTCGCGCTTTCTCGGTGAGCTTTTCGCATCCCGTTCGGAACGTAAACTAAAATCATTTGCGGAGACCTGGTACGCGGATCAACGGGACTTTGCTCGCGAAACCCTGCTCTCCTATATCGATGATGGATGCGATCGTTGGAATCATCGCGCCCTCGTAAAATCGCTGTTCAAGCAGGCCGAAGCTGCGAGCGATGATGAGGCGATGGCCCACTTCCTCGTAGCCTTCGACAGGTTGGTGAAGCATGACATCATTCAGAAGTGGGAATACAACTGGCAAACCAGAGAGCGCACTTCGCGTTACATCACAGTTCCCGATCCTACCGTTCCGTCCAGAGCGGCAAAGTCGGGCAATCAATACACATCCGACAGATTTTCACGCCGCACGCGCATCTATCTTTGCCGTCGCGTCTTTCGCTATTTCCGCAAGATTGCATTCAAAGATCCGGAACGTTACGGCCGCGTGATCCGCCAGACTCTGAGTTTATATAAGGATGAGCATCTGGAAAAACCACAGCAGCTCATCGACTCCTGGTCCCTGATGCACGTGCTCTACTGGGGAGCTCCCGTGATTCAACGAAAAGCGCACGGCGTTCGACTTGCCGCAGGCGCACGATTGGGCGATCTGAAGCCTTTTCCTTTTTTCCCGGCCGCCTGGCAGAATGCCTTTCACGAAATTCTGCATCTGGTGCTTCACGCGCAATCCAGAACCGTGCGTGTCTGGGCATCCACATTGCTGAAGCGCGATTATGACCAGCAGATCCGCGGCATCGAAGTGCAGAAGATTCGCACGATGCTTTCCAGCATCCATGAAGAAGCGCAGGAGCTGGGCGCAGAAATGTTGAAGCATGCGGAAGGACTTCCGAATGTAACGGTGTCCGAATGGCTTGAATTGTTAAACAACAATAATCTTTCGATTCTGCCGGTGATTTGCGAATTGATGATGGAGCATGTGCATCCGGAACGCGTGACTCTCGAACAGTGCGTCGATCTCGCGCAGGCGCGGGTCGCTGCCGTTGCGGAGCTCGGTTTGAACTGGGCCCGTTCGAAGCCGGTCCGTGATGAAGATACGCTTCGCGCTCTATTGCGTCTTTGCAACGCCAGTGTCGCAACTGTTCGTTCTGCTGCAGTGGAATGGATCAAAAGTGTTTTGCGCCAATCCACTTTTTTGAAATCGGAGCTTGTGCTGGATCTGGCCGATTCCGCCTACGCCGAAACGAGAGCTGCGGGATTGAGTTTGATGGCCGAGTTCTATCCGGAAGATACCTCGCTTTGGGCGGCGCTTGCAGAATCGCCCTATCCTGATGTTCGATCGTGGCTCGTCCTCCATCTAAAAATGTTGCAGAAGGTGCTTCATCTGGAAACGGTCCAGGGAGTTTGGACATCGTCGCTTCTCGCGATTCACAGCGGAAGCAAAGCGAAGCGTGTTGTCATACGCCAGATCACAGAGCGAATCATCCAAAATGCTGACAGCGCGGATTCGCTGTTACCGTTGCTCGGAGTCATGCTGCGTAGCGTTCGTCCGCCGGAGCGTAGAAATGCGCTTGCAGCGCTGGCCAGATGCGCGTTTGAATCTCCAGGACTGCAAAGCGCGATTGAGCGTCGATTGCCGGAGCTGAAGTTGTTTGCGGAGGTCTCCTGATGCTGATGGCCCTCCGCTATTTCGGTAGAAGCGAGATGCGCTCTTCCGGCAAAGAATCTGTGCTGAGCTTTTCGCCGAATCTTGCGCGCCCGCCCCTTTCCTTCGATGGCGAGCTTTTGTATCCGGTGCGATTCCGCGAAGCGATTAGCTCATTGCACGATGTGGTCGTCAGCGATCAACGCTTCCACAAGAAAGATAAAACTGCGTATCTGCAGTGGAAAGCAGAAGAGAAGCAACAGGAACAGGAACTCTTCCGCATTGTGCAGGACCGGGAAAAGAAGCTGGAGCTTGAAAAAATTTCGAAGGAACCTGTTCCCGCAGGGCTTGAAAATGAGTTCCACAAAATGCACGACGTTTACTGGACCGCGAGACGAAAATGGGCGAACGAAATGGCGCGCCACGATCCCGAGTTGTTCCGCGCACTTGTGCCCTGCGATCCTGTGGTGACTGTTGCATCGGATGTCGTCTACTTCGAAGCGTTTTCCAAAGATGAATCGAGTTATGGCTGTCTGTTTGTAGACCGCAACGCGATCGGTGGAAACGGACGCACGGAAACCGGAACCACGAATGTGGATTATTCGCTCGCTTTGTACGATCACTTTCAAAAGTTGCGCACATACAGACAAACAAGGCTGCTGGTTGATCCCGCCGGCTTTGAAGTGAAGTTGGAAGCAAGCGCGGATTATCGCGAAGAGAAGATTGATTTGCCTCCTTCCTGGCTTCGCGGGTTTGGCCAGATTCAATCCGCAATGACTCTCCCGATGCGGCGCGTTACACTCCCGGTCGAATCTGTGTATTCCATTCTTGCGTATCTGAAACGCCATCGTGAAAAAACCGGACCGCGATCCATCCGCTTCAAGCTCACTCCCGGCGTACCTCCTGTATTAACTCTCGATCCGTGGGGTGTGACGATTCAACCGCACGGCCATATATATGAGGGGCCGCGCGAGGAACAGGTCAAAGTCTGGGGGCGCAGGCGTTTGATGGTGCTGGCCCGTTTGCTTCCGCTTGCGGAGAAAATTGAAGTCGGTTTGCTCGGTTCCGGTTTGCCGAGTTTCTGGATCGTCTACATGGGCGAGATGCGATTCCTACTCGCTCTTTCCGGATGGACCAGGAACGATTGGACTTCGAGCGCTGCGCTGGAGTTGATGACGGCGACATACAAACCGGATGCTCAAGTGGTGAATTCTGCCGGCAGGCATCTTTTGAATTCGGAGACAGCAACGTTCGCCGATCTCCATCGCGTCACCGGCACATCGGATACGACCTTGCTGGGCTCCATGAATTTGCTGGCGCGCCAGGGACAGGTCATTTATGACATTACGAAGCAAGTATACAGATACCGTCAGGTCATGCCGGTTGCTCTTTCAGAAGCGGTGATTGGTCCGGAGCATCCGGAGCTTGCGCAGGGCAAGTGGATGCATGCCCAGAAAATGGTGCGCATTCAAAGGGAGGAGGCGTTATCGGCCGGACGAAGAGCGCTTGTTGCAAAAGTGGAGAAGGTTACGTGTGAAGGCATTCTTGATTCGGATGGCGCATACTCGCGCGCAAAGTGTTCTTGCAGTTATTTTTTCAAAAACCGATTGCGTGGTGGTCCTTGCAGGCATTTGCTTGCGCTGCAGCTCACCGTGCATCAAAAGGATTTTGCATGAAATGGTCCAGCTTTGCGGGGAGGTCCCGTTTCTCCAAGCCCGATATACTGCGGCGTTCCGCCGCGGTGGAGATTCGTCTACCATCCTTACCCGCGACCGATATTCTTGTTGGCGGGACACCTGCTATCGTCCCCCCACCAGAACAACCCGGAGCGTTTCCAGCTACGATAGCAAGTGCCCGCCTCGGTGATCGGCCACGGTCCTGAAGCTCGAAGTTGGAAACGGGATCTCCTCAAAAAGCTGGAGTAAATAAGCGTGAGCTTCTGGGATAAACTTCGTAATTTTCTTTCCGGTTCCGGAAAAATAGAAGGAACATTGATTGAACGCGCTGTCGGGTCTGCGTTTGTTCGGCGCGCAAACCGGCGCGAAACGTTTACGGACCGGGAAATCGCAGAAGAAGTTTTGACGGTTCCCTCTCCACAAAACCTTCTAGCAGTTTCCAGCTTGCTGGAACGAATGTTTGATGCAGACAACCTGAAGACTCTTCGATATGTTCGCGAACAGCACTTCATCATGGGTTCTCGCTGGCTCTTTTATGCGGCCGAAACATCAGCCGCAACCGCGCGCACTTACACGCCTCCACCACCGAGAACTCCTCCTCCGTTTTCGCAAGCGCCTCAAATCAAGGATGTTGAAATGCCGAATCCGTATGAAGCGACAGAGATTCTTGGGCTTTCCGCGGATGAGATGCGCAAACGCGCGTTGAAGATCAATCCGTTTCGAACTCCATGGATTGGACGTGTCGACACGATTCCGCCTCAGTCGGATGAGCGGACGGCTTTGATCGATCGCGGTTTGATTTTGCGTGGATTCCTTACAGAAGAGCAGATCCGGGAAATCCATCGCGTTGGTGATTCGTGGCTGCGTCATCATGACGCGCTAAGACTTGCCGGCGCCGCCGCTGCAAAAACGGCACAACAAGCTGTGGAAGCGGAACGCGAACGGAAGACGCAGATACGGGCGGAGAAAAAGCGAGAATCGCAAGAACGGAAGATTCGCAGAGCCGCGGAAATCGCGAGGCGTAAAGCGGAAGACATCGTGTATCTTGGTCCGGGTGTGTCGGGACTGCTTTCCGACCGGCGTTCGCTCATCGAATCCTTGCAGGAGCGCCGGCTTCCCGTTTTGTCTTCACCGGCTGACGTTGCGAAAGCACTGGGATTGCCGGTTCCGAAACTGCGATGGCTGTCGTTCCATTCGGAGGCGTCGGAATCTTCTCATTACGTTTATTTTCAAATTCCGAAACGATCCGGTGGAATGAGACTTTTGTCCGCGCCACATGAACAACTGGCGCGCGCGCAAAACTGGATTCTGGAGAACATCCTGGAGCATCTCATTGTTGAAGAGCCGGCGCACGGTTTTATCCGTGGACGTTCGACAGTCACAAATGCGGAACCACATGTGGGTCGCGACATTCTGATCAATCTGGATCTCACTGACTTTTTCCCAACGATCACATTCCGGCGAGTGCGAGGCGTATTCAGCAAAATCGGTTACTCTCCCGCAGTGTCCACAGTGCTCGCGTTACTTTGCACGGAATCGCCGCGACGTCCCGTGGAATATGAAGGGAAAAAGTACTGGGTGGCAACGGGCGATCGAAGCTTGCCGCAGGGAGCCTGCACATCTCCTGCGTTGTCGAATCAAGTGGCGCGCAAGCTGGACCGCAGGTTGCTCGGAATGAGCAACAAAATGGGATGGGCTTACACTCGCTACGCGGATGACATGACATTTTCCGCTCCGAAAGGAAAACGGGGAGAGGTTCCGTTGTTGCTCTCGCGCATCCGTCACATCGTGACGGAAGAAGGCTTTGCGCTTAATCCGAAGAAGGGTCGGGTGCAGCGATTTGCGGGGCGCCAGTCGGTTACGGGAGTTGTTGTCAACGACAAACCTGGGGTGCCGAGAGACCTCGTCAGGCGAATCCGCGCTATTCTGCATGGAGCAAGGCGTACCGGCCTCGACGCTCAGAATCGCGAAGAGATTCCCTATTTCAAAGCCTGGCTGCGTGGAATGATCGCATACATTACAATGGTTGATCGTCGAAAAGGATCCGCGTTGGTGCAGCAACTGAATGCAATCACGGATGGAGCCGCGGAGTTTCCAGCGGATTATCGCCGGAAACGATATGAATCGATTCCCTTTCTCACATCCGCTCCGCCACAAGTTAAAGTGGATGAGACAGCTGTCGCATTTACTCCTTCTGTTCAGGGTTACTTCGAATTCATCAGTGGGCTATCGCGAAAGTTTTGGAAGGTGCAGGTAGAAAAACAAAACATGACGGTCCACTTTGGACGAATCGGCACGAAAGGCCAGATCCAAACGAAAACATTTTCCAGCAACGAAACAGCAGAGCTGGAAGCCCGCAAGCTGATCCGCGAGAAGCTGAGAAAAGGCTACGTGGAAAAGAATCAGCCTTAGTGCTATTAAGAGTTTTACTTTCGAAGTATCTCAGGTCACTCAGCCCGATTTTTTTCAACCCGTGTCCCAAGTAAGTTTTCCTTCATTGTGCTGCATACTGAAGATAAAATGAAAGGCTTGATATAATTCGATCACATATGGCCTGCGTGCTTATTTTAGGCGGTGGACCGGCCGGACTGGCTGCGGCTCACCGGTTAGCGCTTCTGGGTATTCGCTGCATCGTGTTGGAAAAGGAGAAAACGATCGGCGGCCTGAGTCGCACGATAGAACACAACGCTTTTCGCTTCGATCTGGGCCCTCATAAGTGGTATACAAGCAATCCTGAACTTGATCTCTGGTTCAAAACGCTTATGAATGATGAATTGGTCGAAGTAAACCGGAGAAGCGGTATCTATTTTGAAGGCAAAATGTTTGACTATCCGGTCCGTGCCGGGTCTGTTTTGCGGAATGCTGATGTTCTCACGATTTTCCACGTCATGGGCAGTTACTTTGCTGCTCGTTTCAAAAGATTGTGGAAACCAGCCGCGCCCAAAAACATGGAAGATGCCTATACTCGACAGTTTGGAAAAAAACTTTATGAAATGTTTTTCAAGGCTTATTCAGAAAAAATATGGGGTGATTCTTGCAGGACCATTTCTTCTGACTGGGTCGATCAGCGTACATTCGGGCTTTCTGTGGTTGAGATTATTCGAAAAGCTTTGCTCAAGTCGAGTCAGTCCCGCAGAGGTCTTGTTGAGCCGATGCGCTTTTTTTATCCTCGACATGGATATGGAAGAATCTGTCAGCGAATGGCTGAAGAAGTTTGTAAGAAAGGTGGAAGCGTCCTCGTGAATCATGCCGTTTCCGATGTCGTATGTGAAGAAAATGGCATCGCACATATTGATTGTATGGATGAGCACGGCGACAGGAAATCGATTGATTGCGATGCTGTGATTTCAACGATTCCTTTAACTCTTCTGACCCGCATTTTAAAACCGGCTTCACCCGAATCCGTGAAGACGGCGGCGACAAGATTGAAGTTCCGCAGTCTGATAACAATTAACATCATGATAAACCGCGAGCAGGTCCTGAAAGAAAACTGGGTTTATCTAAATGATAGCCGTGTACCGTTTGCTAGAGTCAGCGAACCGAAGAATTTCAGCAGGGAATTGGCGCCACCTGGAAAAACTTTACTTGTCGTCGAACTCTTCTGTAGCAAGGACGATCAATCCTGGAACCAACAGGATGCTTCTTTGAGTGATCTTGCCGTCCATCATCTTTCAAAGATGAAATGGATTGAAGAGAGAGAAGTTCTCGGAACGTTTTTGTGCCGCCTGCCGAACGCATACCCGGTATACGATTTGGACTATAAAAAAAACCTGAAAATCGTTCAGGATTATGTAGCATCCATTCCGAATCTTTTTATAGCCGGACGTGGCGGGACCTTCCACTACCATACATCGGATGTATCGCTTGAAATGGGATTCTCCTGCGCTGAGAATCTGCTAACGCGATTGCCATCGTTTGAGCTAGATGGAAGCATGAGGACGGTCTAACGCGGCGTCAATTGACGTAAATTCCTGCGTAGATTTTTTTTCTGATCAAGATGATCTCCTTTTCAAGTACTTACTACAGGTACAATCTTCAAGGATGCATAAGAATGTCTAAACATCTGACTCTCTATGTTGCAATCCTTTTGTTGTTCGGATCCGCGACCTATCTGGTTTTACGAAGCGGTTCCAAACTCCAACACGACAAAATCTCTCCGCCGGCCACAGAGGTCGTGCAAGAATCCTTTCCTGGCATTCTCAAAGAAACTTTTTCGCGAAACTTCAGTGAACCAATCAGCAAACTGCTTCTCCAATTAATCGTCATCATCATTCTTGCCAGGGTGATAGGAAATCTTTTTCAAAGAATCGGTCAGCCTGCTGTCATTGGTGAGATGGTCGCCGGAATTCTACTGGGTCCCTCTTTGCTTGGCGTGGCCATCCCTTCCGTGGAATCTTTTCTTTTTCCGCAAGATTCGATGGGAGCTCTGCGCCTCTTCAGCCAGGTGGGGGTCATTCTTTTTATGTTTTTGGTGGGTACAGAGCTCGATGTCGGGCGCATTCGCGAAAAAGTGCATACCGCTGTTCTGGTGAGTCATGCGAGCATTGTGATTCCCTTTTTTCTCGGAACTGCGCTTTCCTGGTGGCTCTATTCATCTTTGGTTCCGGATAACATATCGTTTCTAGCGTTCGCGTTGTTTATGGGAATCGCGATGAGCATTACCGCGTTTCCCGTGCTTGCGCGGATCATCCAGGAACGAGGACTCACAGGAACTTACCTCGGATCGCTGGCAATTGCGTGCGCAGCCGTTGATGATGCAACGGCGTGGTGTTTTCTTGCGTTTGTCATTGCGATCGTAAGAGCTTCCGGAATTGCAGGTTCGGTTTATACGATCGCCCTGACGCTGATTTTTGTTTTTGTGATGCTCTTTTTGATCAGACCGTGGCTCGGTCGTTTTTTGTTTTTTGACAGGGAGCAAAGGAGATTGGGAAAAGGCGTTC
This genomic window contains:
- a CDS encoding cation:proton antiporter translates to MSKHLTLYVAILLLFGSATYLVLRSGSKLQHDKISPPATEVVQESFPGILKETFSRNFSEPISKLLLQLIVIIILARVIGNLFQRIGQPAVIGEMVAGILLGPSLLGVAIPSVESFLFPQDSMGALRLFSQVGVILFMFLVGTELDVGRIREKVHTAVLVSHASIVIPFFLGTALSWWLYSSLVPDNISFLAFALFMGIAMSITAFPVLARIIQERGLTGTYLGSLAIACAAVDDATAWCFLAFVIAIVRASGIAGSVYTIALTLIFVFVMLFLIRPWLGRFLFFDREQRRLGKGVLTRILIFALAAALITELIGIHALFGAFLAGVAIPSLRNLQSFLKERLETLTSAFLLPLFFAFSGLRTRLDLLSDWQSWLITAGIIGVAVAGKLGGSSLAARWIGMSWRDSLSLGVLMNARGLIELVVLNIGYDMGILSHKVFSMMVLMALITTFMTGPLLSLFA
- a CDS encoding WGR domain-containing protein, which translates into the protein MSFWDKLRNFLSGSGKIEGTLIERAVGSAFVRRANRRETFTDREIAEEVLTVPSPQNLLAVSSLLERMFDADNLKTLRYVREQHFIMGSRWLFYAAETSAATARTYTPPPPRTPPPFSQAPQIKDVEMPNPYEATEILGLSADEMRKRALKINPFRTPWIGRVDTIPPQSDERTALIDRGLILRGFLTEEQIREIHRVGDSWLRHHDALRLAGAAAAKTAQQAVEAERERKTQIRAEKKRESQERKIRRAAEIARRKAEDIVYLGPGVSGLLSDRRSLIESLQERRLPVLSSPADVAKALGLPVPKLRWLSFHSEASESSHYVYFQIPKRSGGMRLLSAPHEQLARAQNWILENILEHLIVEEPAHGFIRGRSTVTNAEPHVGRDILINLDLTDFFPTITFRRVRGVFSKIGYSPAVSTVLALLCTESPRRPVEYEGKKYWVATGDRSLPQGACTSPALSNQVARKLDRRLLGMSNKMGWAYTRYADDMTFSAPKGKRGEVPLLLSRIRHIVTEEGFALNPKKGRVQRFAGRQSVTGVVVNDKPGVPRDLVRRIRAILHGARRTGLDAQNREEIPYFKAWLRGMIAYITMVDRRKGSALVQQLNAITDGAAEFPADYRRKRYESIPFLTSAPPQVKVDETAVAFTPSVQGYFEFISGLSRKFWKVQVEKQNMTVHFGRIGTKGQIQTKTFSSNETAELEARKLIREKLRKGYVEKNQP
- a CDS encoding FAD-dependent oxidoreductase, yielding MACVLILGGGPAGLAAAHRLALLGIRCIVLEKEKTIGGLSRTIEHNAFRFDLGPHKWYTSNPELDLWFKTLMNDELVEVNRRSGIYFEGKMFDYPVRAGSVLRNADVLTIFHVMGSYFAARFKRLWKPAAPKNMEDAYTRQFGKKLYEMFFKAYSEKIWGDSCRTISSDWVDQRTFGLSVVEIIRKALLKSSQSRRGLVEPMRFFYPRHGYGRICQRMAEEVCKKGGSVLVNHAVSDVVCEENGIAHIDCMDEHGDRKSIDCDAVISTIPLTLLTRILKPASPESVKTAATRLKFRSLITINIMINREQVLKENWVYLNDSRVPFARVSEPKNFSRELAPPGKTLLVVELFCSKDDQSWNQQDASLSDLAVHHLSKMKWIEEREVLGTFLCRLPNAYPVYDLDYKKNLKIVQDYVASIPNLFIAGRGGTFHYHTSDVSLEMGFSCAENLLTRLPSFELDGSMRTV
- a CDS encoding serine/threonine protein kinase; this translates as MPIAIVSLVLYSKSQNMTILLFGALVILLSLGLPQLIDFLKSAALKGMDQEKLESANWKKSMDRIENLEALMCRLDAELNSQMEQALSSGKITTSESIGQSQMPTVFLNISSALEKRFQILKELGRGGMGIVFQAYDKQLKEQVAIKVLSPLLGTNTDALERLKREVSAARRITHPNVIRIHDISDSEGLHFVSMEFFSGSTLKELLKQNGAYSMAQGAQIAFQICDGLESAHRQGVIHRDLKSQNIIINNAGQLKIIDFGLASCAHQEGMTATGLILGTPEYMAPEQVSGKRADERADIYSFGIILYEIFTGKLPFTGDSAIAIGFQQLREEPLRPSEVKPGISADLEAVILKALRKDPADRYTSVGEMRAELQKVFGHAIPTPSSTISEQPEQASDAITLDQN
- a CDS encoding SWIM zinc finger domain-containing protein produces the protein MLMALRYFGRSEMRSSGKESVLSFSPNLARPPLSFDGELLYPVRFREAISSLHDVVVSDQRFHKKDKTAYLQWKAEEKQQEQELFRIVQDREKKLELEKISKEPVPAGLENEFHKMHDVYWTARRKWANEMARHDPELFRALVPCDPVVTVASDVVYFEAFSKDESSYGCLFVDRNAIGGNGRTETGTTNVDYSLALYDHFQKLRTYRQTRLLVDPAGFEVKLEASADYREEKIDLPPSWLRGFGQIQSAMTLPMRRVTLPVESVYSILAYLKRHREKTGPRSIRFKLTPGVPPVLTLDPWGVTIQPHGHIYEGPREEQVKVWGRRRLMVLARLLPLAEKIEVGLLGSGLPSFWIVYMGEMRFLLALSGWTRNDWTSSAALELMTATYKPDAQVVNSAGRHLLNSETATFADLHRVTGTSDTTLLGSMNLLARQGQVIYDITKQVYRYRQVMPVALSEAVIGPEHPELAQGKWMHAQKMVRIQREEALSAGRRALVAKVEKVTCEGILDSDGAYSRAKCSCSYFFKNRLRGGPCRHLLALQLTVHQKDFA